One Leucobacter muris DNA segment encodes these proteins:
- a CDS encoding phosphoribosylaminoimidazolesuccinocarboxamide synthase, with product MGFVTELASPQQLTGWKHVYSGKVRDLYVPADGSDDYLLVVASNRVSAFDHVLEPPIPGKGALLTALSNWWFERIDLPNHLAGPGAPAIPDEVADRAVVTRRLEMHPIECVVRGALTGSGFAEYRRTGAVCGIELPAGIEDGDLLDTPIYTPAYKAPLGEHDENITYEKSVELVGEEAAAALRDASLRIFTAARDLAAERGVVLADTKFEFGRDPRAEGAAELVLADEVLTSDSSRYWDAAAYSDERKPRRDRLASFDKQIVRDWLAANWDRTGEPPALPDEIVSRTYDRYAELYTRLTGAPARS from the coding sequence ATGGGATTCGTGACCGAACTCGCCTCGCCTCAGCAGCTCACCGGTTGGAAGCACGTCTACTCCGGGAAGGTGCGCGACCTCTACGTTCCCGCCGACGGCTCCGACGATTATCTGCTCGTCGTCGCGAGCAACCGCGTGAGCGCGTTCGACCACGTGCTGGAGCCGCCGATCCCGGGCAAGGGCGCACTGCTCACCGCCCTCTCGAACTGGTGGTTCGAGCGCATCGATCTGCCCAACCATCTGGCGGGGCCGGGGGCGCCCGCGATTCCCGACGAGGTCGCGGATCGCGCCGTCGTGACCCGCCGCCTCGAGATGCACCCGATCGAGTGCGTCGTGCGCGGGGCGCTCACCGGATCGGGCTTCGCGGAGTACCGTCGCACGGGCGCGGTCTGCGGGATCGAGCTGCCCGCCGGCATCGAAGACGGCGACCTGCTCGACACCCCCATCTACACACCTGCGTACAAGGCGCCGCTCGGCGAGCACGACGAGAACATCACCTACGAGAAGAGCGTCGAGCTGGTCGGCGAGGAGGCCGCCGCGGCCCTGCGCGACGCCTCGCTGCGCATCTTCACGGCGGCGCGGGATCTCGCCGCCGAGCGGGGGGTGGTGCTCGCCGACACGAAGTTCGAGTTCGGCCGCGACCCCCGCGCCGAGGGCGCCGCCGAGCTGGTGCTCGCCGACGAGGTGCTCACGAGCGACTCCTCCCGTTACTGGGACGCCGCGGCCTATTCCGACGAGCGGAAGCCGAGGAGGGATCGCCTCGCCTCGTTCGACAAGCAGATCGTGCGCGACTGGCTCGCCGCCAACTGGGACCGCACGGGCGAGCCGCCCGCGCTGCCCGACGAGATCGTGTCGCGCACCTACGACCGCTACGCGGAGCTCTACACCCGCCTCACCGGCGCACCCGCCCGCTCCTGA
- the purQ gene encoding phosphoribosylformylglycinamidine synthase subunit PurQ, which translates to MTTRIGVVTFPGSLDDRDAQRAIRLVDAEPVELWHADHDLQGVDAIVLPGGFSYGDYLRPGAIAAVSPIMTEVVEAARKGMPVLGICNGFQVLVESHLLPGGLIRNAHQQFIRRDQRLVVENADTAWTNRFEQGEEIVIPLKNGDGGFIADDETLKRLEGEGLVAFRYAGVNPNGSLDDIAGLTNERGNVVGLMPHPEHAVEPGFGPDMTDAMRSGVDGLRFFESAVAALATRV; encoded by the coding sequence ATGACCACCCGCATCGGCGTCGTCACCTTCCCCGGCTCGCTCGACGACCGCGACGCGCAGCGCGCGATCCGGCTCGTCGACGCCGAGCCCGTCGAGCTCTGGCACGCCGACCACGATCTGCAGGGCGTCGACGCGATCGTGCTGCCCGGCGGTTTCAGCTACGGCGACTACCTGCGCCCCGGCGCCATCGCGGCGGTCTCCCCCATCATGACCGAGGTCGTCGAGGCGGCGCGCAAGGGCATGCCCGTGCTCGGCATCTGCAACGGCTTCCAGGTGCTGGTCGAGTCGCACCTGCTTCCCGGCGGGCTGATCCGCAACGCCCACCAGCAGTTCATCCGCCGCGATCAGCGACTCGTGGTCGAGAACGCCGACACCGCCTGGACCAACCGCTTCGAGCAGGGCGAGGAGATCGTGATCCCGCTCAAGAACGGCGATGGCGGTTTCATCGCCGACGACGAGACCCTGAAGCGTCTCGAAGGCGAGGGGCTCGTCGCCTTCCGCTACGCGGGCGTCAACCCGAACGGGTCGCTCGACGACATCGCGGGTCTCACGAACGAGCGCGGCAACGTGGTCGGCCTCATGCCGCACCCCGAGCACGCGGTCGAGCCCGGGTTCGGCCCCGACATGACCGATGCCATGCGCTCCGGCGTCGACGGGCTGCGCTTCTTCGAGAGCGCCGTCGCGGCGCTCGCGACGCGGGTGTAG
- the ispF gene encoding 2-C-methyl-D-erythritol 2,4-cyclodiphosphate synthase, translating to MSAAEPAANPGSAAAQIRVGTGFDVHAYDAGSPLRLAGLDWPGETGLSGHSDGDAVCHAVVDALLSAAGLGDIGGLVGVDQPRTEGAASTGFVRLALARLQAHGWRPVNVSVQIVGDRPKFSPRRDEAQRVMSELVGAPVSLGATTTDHLGFTGRGEGLAAIATALIERRGSQPA from the coding sequence ATGAGCGCGGCCGAGCCGGCTGCGAACCCCGGATCCGCCGCGGCGCAGATCCGCGTGGGCACGGGGTTCGACGTGCACGCGTACGATGCAGGATCACCGCTGCGCCTCGCCGGCCTCGACTGGCCCGGCGAGACCGGCCTGTCGGGGCACAGCGACGGCGACGCCGTCTGCCACGCCGTCGTCGACGCGCTGCTCTCGGCGGCGGGGCTCGGCGACATCGGCGGCCTCGTGGGTGTGGATCAGCCGCGCACCGAGGGCGCCGCGAGCACCGGCTTCGTGCGCCTCGCGCTCGCGCGGCTGCAGGCGCACGGCTGGCGCCCGGTCAACGTGTCCGTGCAGATCGTGGGCGACCGACCGAAGTTCTCACCCAGACGCGACGAAGCCCAGCGGGTCATGAGCGAGCTCGTGGGCGCGCCCGTGAGCCTCGGCGCCACCACGACCGACCACCTCGGCTTCACCGGTCGGGGCGAGGGGCTCGCCGCGATCGCGACCGCGCTCATCGAGCGCCGCGGATCTCAGCCCGCGTAG
- the purD gene encoding phosphoribosylamine--glycine ligase — protein MKILVLGPGAREHAIVLALRSESADHEIVCAPGNAGIAASGVETPALAYTDPEAVAAFVSERGFDLVVVGPEAPLVAGVADPLRAAGVPVFGPNRAAAQLEGSKAFAKRIMDAAEVPTGRAVRVSSADEAGAVLDEFGAPYVVKADGLAAGKGVLVTEDRAAALDHVATWAPHGDVLIEEFLDGQEVSLFFFADGHDVLPLTPAQDYKRIFDGDEGPNTGGMGAYSPLPWLPGGVDAFVEEITRTVALPTVRRLEAEGTPFTGLLYCGLIVTSKGVRVIEFNARFGDPETQVVLARLESPLSRYLLASARGELASQPAPEFSDEPAVIVVVASEGYPGEVVTGREITGIEAAERLAGVHVVHAATERDAEGRWIATGGRVLGVVARGADFGEARSRAYDAVGRIGLEGSQHRTDIAARVA, from the coding sequence GTGAAGATTCTCGTCCTGGGGCCGGGTGCCCGCGAACACGCCATCGTCCTCGCCCTCCGCTCGGAGTCCGCCGATCACGAGATCGTCTGCGCCCCCGGCAACGCCGGCATCGCCGCGAGCGGCGTCGAGACCCCCGCGCTGGCCTACACCGATCCCGAGGCGGTGGCTGCGTTCGTGAGCGAGCGCGGCTTCGATCTCGTGGTGGTGGGGCCCGAGGCTCCGCTGGTCGCGGGTGTGGCGGACCCGCTGCGCGCGGCCGGTGTGCCCGTGTTCGGGCCGAATCGGGCCGCCGCGCAGCTCGAGGGATCGAAGGCGTTCGCCAAGCGCATCATGGATGCCGCCGAGGTGCCCACGGGTCGCGCGGTGCGCGTCTCATCCGCCGATGAGGCGGGGGCCGTGCTCGACGAGTTCGGCGCCCCGTACGTGGTGAAGGCCGACGGCCTGGCCGCGGGCAAGGGTGTGCTGGTGACCGAGGATCGGGCGGCGGCGCTCGACCACGTGGCGACCTGGGCACCGCACGGCGACGTGCTGATCGAGGAGTTCCTCGACGGCCAAGAGGTGTCGCTCTTCTTCTTCGCCGACGGGCACGACGTGCTGCCGCTGACCCCCGCCCAGGACTACAAGCGCATCTTCGACGGCGACGAGGGCCCGAACACGGGCGGCATGGGCGCCTACTCGCCGCTGCCGTGGCTGCCGGGCGGCGTCGACGCCTTCGTCGAGGAGATCACCCGCACGGTCGCGCTGCCGACCGTGCGCCGGCTCGAGGCCGAGGGCACGCCCTTCACGGGTCTGCTCTACTGCGGGCTCATCGTGACCTCGAAGGGCGTGCGCGTCATCGAGTTCAACGCGCGCTTCGGCGATCCCGAGACCCAGGTGGTGCTCGCGCGCCTCGAGTCGCCCCTCAGCCGCTACCTGCTGGCTTCGGCGCGGGGCGAGCTCGCCTCGCAGCCCGCTCCCGAGTTCTCGGACGAGCCGGCCGTGATCGTCGTCGTCGCGAGCGAGGGCTACCCGGGCGAGGTCGTCACGGGGCGCGAGATCACCGGCATCGAGGCCGCCGAGCGGCTCGCCGGGGTGCACGTGGTGCACGCCGCCACCGAGCGCGACGCCGAGGGGCGCTGGATCGCGACCGGCGGTCGTGTGCTCGGGGTGGTCGCCCGCGGCGCCGACTTCGGAGAGGCCCGGTCCCGCGCCTACGACGCCGTGGGGCGCATCGGTCTCGAGGGATCGCAGCACCGCACCGACATCGCGGCGCGCGTCGCCTAG
- the purM gene encoding phosphoribosylformylglycinamidine cyclo-ligase, producing the protein MSENASIYAQSGVDTAAGDLAVELMKSAVGRTHGPEVLGGVGGFAGMFDASALLGYKRPLLASSTDGVGTKVAIAQAIDKHDTIGQDLVAMVVDDIVVVGAKPLFMTDYIACGKVVPERIADIVRGIAEACEATGTALVGGETAEHPGLLGPDDYDVAGAATGVVEADRMLQPSLVQHGDVVLAMAASGLHSNGFSLVRHILAERGIGYGDRSAELGASYGEALLTPTALYTAPLLRVLEDPSLDGAVHVLSHVTGGGIAANLARVLPRGAWVEVDRTSWSPLPVFRHLAELGGHTLESLEGAWNLGVGMFAVVAADRAPQVAAALTGEGLDTWVVGTVSTSSRDFEGFEQGAKGVDGGAVRLVGSYAG; encoded by the coding sequence GTGAGCGAAAACGCGTCGATCTATGCCCAGTCCGGAGTCGATACCGCGGCGGGCGACCTCGCCGTCGAACTGATGAAGTCGGCGGTCGGCCGCACCCACGGCCCCGAGGTGCTGGGGGGCGTCGGCGGTTTCGCCGGCATGTTCGACGCGAGTGCGCTGCTCGGCTACAAGCGCCCGCTGCTCGCCTCGTCGACCGACGGCGTGGGCACGAAGGTCGCGATCGCGCAGGCCATCGACAAGCACGACACCATCGGTCAGGATCTCGTGGCCATGGTCGTCGACGACATCGTGGTGGTCGGGGCGAAGCCGCTCTTCATGACCGACTACATCGCGTGCGGCAAGGTGGTGCCCGAGCGCATCGCCGACATCGTGCGCGGCATCGCCGAGGCCTGCGAGGCCACCGGCACCGCGCTGGTCGGCGGTGAGACCGCCGAGCACCCCGGCCTGCTCGGGCCCGACGACTATGACGTGGCGGGCGCCGCGACGGGTGTGGTCGAGGCCGACCGCATGCTGCAGCCCTCGCTCGTGCAGCACGGCGACGTGGTGCTCGCGATGGCGGCCTCCGGCCTGCACTCCAACGGCTTCTCGCTCGTGCGCCATATCCTCGCCGAGCGCGGCATCGGCTACGGCGACCGCAGCGCAGAGCTGGGGGCGAGTTACGGTGAGGCCCTGCTGACGCCCACCGCGCTGTACACGGCGCCCCTGCTGCGCGTGCTCGAGGATCCGTCGCTCGACGGCGCCGTGCACGTGCTGAGCCACGTCACCGGCGGCGGCATCGCGGCGAACCTGGCGCGGGTGCTGCCGAGGGGCGCCTGGGTCGAGGTGGATCGCACCTCGTGGTCGCCGCTGCCCGTCTTCCGGCACCTCGCCGAGCTGGGCGGCCACACGCTCGAGTCGCTCGAGGGCGCCTGGAACCTCGGAGTCGGCATGTTCGCGGTGGTGGCCGCGGATCGCGCCCCGCAGGTGGCCGCGGCACTCACCGGCGAGGGGCTCGACACCTGGGTGGTGGGCACGGTCTCCACGTCGTCGCGCGACTTCGAGGGCTTCGAGCAGGGCGCGAAGGGCGTGGACGGTGGCGCGGTGCGCCTCGTCGGCTCCTACGCGGGCTGA
- a CDS encoding response regulator transcription factor: protein MAQHILLVEDEESISRPLSFLLEREGYRVTVVDNGAEAVTVFGGAHPDLVLLDLMLPGLPGTEVCRAIRQTSQVPVIMLTAKDSEIDIVVGLELGADDYITKPYSTRELLARVRAALRRSGVSDEDREDDLDEMVLDELGIRLDSERHAVTVRGEEIAMPLREFELLEMLMRHSGRVLTRGQLIDRVWGSNYYGDTKTLDVHIKRIRARIEEEPSKPKLISTVRGVGYRFG, encoded by the coding sequence TCGTCGAAGACGAGGAGTCGATCTCCCGCCCGCTCTCGTTCCTGCTCGAGCGGGAGGGCTACCGCGTGACGGTGGTCGACAACGGCGCCGAGGCGGTCACCGTGTTCGGCGGCGCGCACCCCGACCTGGTGCTGCTCGACCTCATGCTGCCCGGCCTGCCCGGAACCGAGGTCTGCCGGGCGATCCGCCAGACCTCGCAGGTGCCCGTCATCATGCTCACGGCGAAGGACAGCGAGATCGACATCGTCGTGGGCCTCGAGCTCGGCGCCGACGACTACATCACGAAGCCCTACTCCACTCGCGAGCTGCTCGCCCGGGTGCGGGCCGCGCTGCGTCGCTCGGGCGTGAGCGATGAGGATCGCGAGGACGACCTCGACGAGATGGTGCTCGACGAGCTGGGGATCCGCCTCGACTCCGAGCGCCACGCGGTGACCGTGCGCGGCGAGGAGATCGCCATGCCGCTGCGCGAGTTCGAGCTGCTCGAGATGCTCATGCGGCACTCCGGCCGCGTGCTGACCCGCGGGCAGCTCATCGACCGGGTCTGGGGCAGCAACTACTACGGCGACACCAAGACCCTCGACGTGCACATCAAGCGCATCCGCGCCCGCATCGAGGAGGAGCCCTCGAAACCGAAGCTCATCTCGACGGTGCGGGGCGTGGGCTACCGGTTCGGGTAG
- a CDS encoding sterol carrier family protein: MAKRKVAIEDGRAALAAARKGETGRTVLATAVRYLLEELAERAPGNSVEVRVPPFGATQCVAGPRHTRGTPPNVIETDPATWIALATGELDWETALADSRVVASGSRADLHGLLPLA; encoded by the coding sequence GTGGCGAAGCGGAAGGTGGCGATCGAGGACGGGCGCGCTGCGCTCGCCGCGGCGCGGAAGGGCGAGACCGGCCGGACCGTGCTCGCGACCGCCGTGCGATACCTGCTCGAGGAGCTCGCCGAGCGCGCCCCGGGCAACTCGGTCGAGGTGCGCGTGCCCCCCTTCGGAGCGACCCAGTGCGTCGCGGGCCCCCGGCACACGCGGGGCACCCCGCCCAACGTGATCGAGACCGATCCGGCGACCTGGATCGCGCTCGCGACGGGCGAACTCGACTGGGAGACCGCGCTCGCCGATTCGCGCGTCGTTGCCTCCGGATCCCGAGCCGATCTCCACGGCCTGCTGCCGCTCGCCTGA
- a CDS encoding CarD family transcriptional regulator, producing MQFEVGETVVFPHHGAARIIDVKKRKLGGEEKLFLKLQVDQGDLTIEVPAENCELVGVRDVIDKEGLERVFEVLRAPFTEEPTNWSRRYKANTEKLASGDVIKVSEVVRDLWRRDQEVRSLSAGEKRMLAKARQILVSELALAEKTDEEKASEVLDQVLAS from the coding sequence ATGCAATTTGAGGTCGGAGAGACCGTCGTCTTCCCCCACCACGGTGCCGCCAGGATCATCGATGTCAAGAAGCGCAAGCTCGGCGGTGAAGAGAAGCTCTTCCTGAAGCTGCAGGTCGATCAGGGCGATCTCACCATCGAGGTGCCGGCCGAGAACTGCGAACTCGTCGGCGTGCGCGATGTCATCGACAAGGAAGGCCTCGAGCGGGTGTTCGAGGTGCTGCGCGCCCCCTTCACCGAAGAGCCGACCAACTGGTCGCGCCGCTACAAGGCCAACACCGAGAAGCTCGCCTCGGGCGATGTGATCAAGGTCTCCGAGGTCGTGCGCGACCTGTGGCGCCGCGATCAAGAGGTGCGCTCGCTCTCCGCCGGCGAGAAGCGCATGCTCGCGAAGGCCCGTCAGATCCTCGTCTCCGAGCTCGCGCTCGCAGAGAAGACCGACGAGGAGAAGGCCTCCGAAGTGCTCGACCAGGTGCTCGCCTCGTAG
- a CDS encoding DNA modification methylase, producing MKIRIASSIALAAVLALGATGCSLIAPQGTLEPYAPSDGRDISTQNVDVRNIMLIADETGENFNVVFSAVNRSGSEQQLTINFVTEGSASASAEFDIPTGNTRFGNPDDEQAPVLVSLPGVSAGATVAAYFQAAGTPEVEYQIPVLDGTLAEYRDYVLPADFGAADERDEQATAEQQEAAQSHVGENDEDQPQ from the coding sequence TTGAAGATTCGGATCGCCTCGTCCATCGCTCTGGCGGCGGTACTCGCGCTCGGCGCGACCGGATGCAGCCTGATCGCGCCCCAGGGCACGCTCGAGCCCTACGCACCCAGCGATGGTCGTGACATCTCGACCCAGAACGTCGACGTGCGCAACATCATGCTGATCGCCGATGAGACGGGCGAGAACTTCAATGTCGTGTTCAGCGCCGTGAACCGCAGCGGCAGCGAGCAGCAGCTCACCATCAACTTCGTGACCGAGGGCTCGGCCTCCGCCAGCGCCGAGTTCGACATCCCCACGGGCAACACCCGCTTCGGCAACCCCGACGACGAGCAGGCTCCCGTGCTCGTGTCGCTGCCCGGCGTCTCCGCGGGCGCGACGGTCGCCGCCTACTTCCAGGCCGCCGGCACCCCCGAGGTCGAGTACCAGATCCCCGTGCTCGACGGCACGCTCGCCGAGTACCGCGACTACGTGCTGCCCGCCGACTTCGGCGCCGCCGATGAGCGCGATGAGCAGGCGACCGCCGAGCAGCAGGAGGCCGCGCAGTCCCACGTCGGCGAGAACGACGAGGATCAGCCCCAGTAA
- the purS gene encoding phosphoribosylformylglycinamidine synthase subunit PurS, translating into MPTIVVDVMPKAELLDPQGKATTGALARLGHDKFENVRIGKRFEFTVDGEVTDAVLAEVRQVADEILSNSVIEDVVAISVDGEAR; encoded by the coding sequence GTGCCCACGATTGTTGTTGATGTCATGCCGAAGGCCGAACTGCTCGACCCGCAGGGCAAGGCGACCACGGGGGCGCTCGCCCGCCTCGGCCACGACAAGTTCGAGAACGTGCGCATCGGCAAGCGCTTCGAGTTCACCGTCGACGGCGAGGTGACCGACGCCGTGCTGGCCGAGGTGCGCCAGGTCGCCGACGAGATCCTCTCGAACTCGGTCATCGAAGACGTCGTCGCGATCAGCGTCGACGGCGAGGCTCGCTGA
- the purF gene encoding amidophosphoribosyltransferase, which produces MCGIVGIVSQEPVNQQVYDSLLLLQHRGQDSTGIATLDGDFFHVVKAKGQVREAYRTRDMRTLKGNVGLGHVRYATRGSAAAEEEAQPFYVGAPYGIILVHNGNLTNTRELTAELYNVDRRHLNTHSDTELLLNVLANELQAGITGLSLDKDQVFEAVSRVHERVEGSYATIALIAGYGLLAFRDPHGIRPLVLGRRTAENGADEWVVASESLVLESGGYEIVRDVEPGEAILISPDGWMYSQQCAKTTRLVPCAFEYIYLARPDSVLDGIAVYDARLRLGDVLAEEIAEQLPDVDIDVVMPIPDSARPSAMQVAQKLGIEYREGFFKNRYVGRTFIMPGQAVRKKSVRQKLNAMSVEFKGKNVLIVDDSIVRGTTSREIVEMARAAGAKSVVFASAAPPVVFPHVYGINMPSRGELIAHGRTSEEIAAELGADHLIYMSVEGMNRAIMQGQDRVTELEQSCFTGEYIAGSVDAEYLAWVEATQES; this is translated from the coding sequence ATGTGCGGCATCGTCGGTATCGTCTCGCAAGAACCGGTCAACCAGCAGGTCTACGACAGCCTCCTCCTCCTGCAGCACCGCGGCCAGGACTCGACGGGCATCGCCACGCTCGACGGCGACTTCTTCCACGTCGTCAAAGCCAAGGGCCAGGTGCGCGAGGCCTACCGCACGCGCGACATGCGCACCCTGAAGGGCAACGTCGGCCTCGGCCACGTGCGCTATGCGACCCGCGGCTCGGCCGCCGCCGAAGAAGAGGCGCAGCCCTTCTACGTGGGCGCCCCCTACGGCATCATCCTGGTGCACAACGGCAACCTCACGAACACGCGCGAGCTCACCGCCGAGCTCTACAACGTCGACCGCCGCCACCTCAACACGCACTCCGACACCGAGCTGCTGCTCAACGTGCTCGCGAACGAGCTGCAGGCCGGGATCACCGGCCTCTCGCTCGACAAGGATCAGGTCTTCGAGGCCGTCTCCCGCGTGCACGAGCGGGTCGAGGGATCCTACGCCACCATCGCGCTCATCGCCGGCTACGGCCTGCTCGCCTTCCGCGATCCCCACGGCATCCGCCCTCTCGTGCTCGGCCGCCGCACCGCCGAGAACGGCGCCGACGAGTGGGTCGTCGCCTCGGAGTCGCTCGTGCTCGAGTCGGGCGGCTACGAGATCGTGCGCGACGTCGAGCCCGGCGAGGCGATCCTCATCTCCCCCGACGGCTGGATGTATTCGCAGCAGTGCGCGAAGACCACCCGCCTCGTGCCCTGCGCGTTCGAGTACATCTACCTCGCCCGCCCCGACTCGGTGCTCGACGGCATCGCCGTCTACGACGCCCGGCTGCGGCTCGGCGACGTGCTCGCCGAGGAGATCGCCGAGCAGCTGCCCGACGTCGACATCGACGTGGTCATGCCGATCCCCGATTCCGCCCGTCCGAGCGCGATGCAGGTGGCGCAGAAGCTCGGCATCGAGTACCGCGAGGGCTTCTTCAAGAACCGCTACGTGGGCCGCACCTTCATCATGCCCGGACAGGCGGTGCGCAAGAAGAGCGTGCGTCAGAAGCTCAACGCCATGAGCGTCGAGTTCAAGGGCAAGAACGTGCTGATCGTCGACGACTCGATCGTGCGCGGCACCACCTCGCGCGAGATCGTCGAGATGGCGCGCGCCGCGGGTGCGAAGTCGGTCGTCTTCGCCTCGGCGGCTCCCCCCGTGGTGTTCCCGCACGTCTACGGCATCAACATGCCGTCGCGCGGCGAGCTGATCGCGCACGGCCGCACCTCCGAGGAGATCGCCGCCGAGCTGGGCGCCGACCACCTCATCTACATGAGCGTCGAGGGCATGAACCGCGCCATCATGCAGGGTCAGGATCGCGTCACCGAGCTCGAGCAGAGCTGCTTCACCGGCGAGTACATCGCCGGCAGCGTCGACGCCGAGTACCTGGCGTGGGTCGAGGCGACGCAGGAGAGCTAG
- the ispD gene encoding 2-C-methyl-D-erythritol 4-phosphate cytidylyltransferase, which yields MNPLANDLSGSTPHALPTLGVVLVAAGRGERLGAGTPKAFVELHGRALLEFGVGVVTSLPHLGHLVVVAPESHAAIALDIVEQVLPEGSPWEVSVVPGGRERHESVRFGLEALPESVETVLVHDAARPFASAELFERVIAEVRRTGDAVVPALPVVDTIKRVDADGIVHETVDRAPLVAVQTPQGFARETLAAAHSTAQLQHEAGLPTDDAEVVQRAGAQVRTVPGEQRAHKLTAPADLAILEHFLTANLLGLESEA from the coding sequence ATGAACCCACTCGCGAACGATCTGTCCGGATCGACCCCGCACGCGCTGCCCACCCTGGGAGTCGTGCTCGTCGCCGCGGGGCGCGGCGAGCGGCTCGGAGCGGGCACCCCCAAGGCCTTCGTCGAGCTGCACGGGCGCGCACTGCTCGAATTCGGGGTCGGCGTCGTCACCTCGCTGCCCCACCTGGGGCACCTCGTGGTCGTGGCGCCCGAGTCGCACGCCGCGATCGCGCTCGACATCGTCGAGCAGGTGCTGCCCGAGGGGTCGCCGTGGGAGGTCTCGGTCGTGCCCGGCGGCCGCGAGCGCCACGAGTCGGTGCGCTTCGGCCTGGAGGCGCTCCCCGAGAGCGTCGAGACCGTGCTCGTGCACGACGCGGCCCGGCCCTTCGCGAGCGCCGAGCTCTTCGAGCGTGTGATCGCCGAGGTGCGGCGAACTGGCGACGCGGTCGTTCCCGCGCTGCCGGTGGTCGACACCATCAAGCGGGTCGATGCCGACGGGATCGTGCACGAGACCGTGGACCGCGCGCCGCTCGTGGCCGTGCAGACCCCGCAGGGCTTCGCGCGCGAGACGCTCGCCGCAGCGCACTCCACCGCGCAGCTGCAGCACGAGGCGGGCCTCCCGACCGACGATGCCGAGGTCGTGCAGCGCGCCGGCGCGCAGGTGCGCACCGTGCCGGGCGAGCAGCGCGCCCACAAGCTCACCGCACCGGCCGATCTGGCGATCCTCGAGCACTTCCTCACCGCCAATCTGCTCGGCCTGGAGTCCGAGGCATGA
- a CDS encoding twin-arginine translocase TatA/TatE family subunit, whose translation MLGNLNGPTLVVILFIVLLLFGAPKLPGLAKSLGQSMRILKKEVRNDDADATAKGNGPAGAAPEAPKNETPRTEPRDPGDDPTPGDRP comes from the coding sequence ATGCTCGGTAACCTCAACGGCCCCACACTGGTGGTCATCCTCTTCATCGTGCTGCTGCTCTTCGGCGCGCCGAAGCTGCCGGGCCTGGCGAAGAGCCTGGGACAGTCGATGCGCATCCTCAAGAAAGAGGTGCGCAACGACGACGCGGACGCGACCGCGAAGGGCAACGGCCCCGCCGGTGCCGCGCCCGAGGCGCCGAAGAACGAGACTCCCCGCACCGAGCCCCGCGATCCCGGCGACGATCCGACCCCCGGCGACAGGCCCTAG
- a CDS encoding SRPBCC family protein, which yields MSDPGRRAEWWPELQLEPRIGGEIAERWSEGSGDATVSRDASGQVDVWVEGHAIGFTWREAGDLRDTAVLLTLRTQGSETGVTVTETGFDALPAPAERAAASQQGWEVLLAALSKAIDGAVAAGTIAAGEAPKPEPRPSDEAEEAEEQGAAAEAPGAVEPETNDETVPVERLPIETGGAPAGAIELAPEEIDGEVVEVETEISIEVDAEPQLGEHLELDTGVVPVIAPDAAPDAEDPQGSATVQGSAAAHDSADSDEAAGASGTGERDASGDAEAADAEAADAAEQKPAGHRRETDDASFTGDPDFDALIRGL from the coding sequence GTGAGCGACCCCGGAAGGCGGGCCGAGTGGTGGCCCGAACTGCAGTTGGAGCCGCGCATCGGCGGTGAGATCGCCGAGCGCTGGAGCGAGGGCTCCGGAGACGCCACGGTGAGCCGCGACGCCTCCGGTCAGGTCGACGTCTGGGTCGAGGGTCACGCGATCGGGTTCACGTGGCGCGAGGCCGGCGACCTGCGCGACACCGCCGTGCTGCTGACGCTGCGCACGCAGGGAAGCGAGACGGGCGTCACCGTCACCGAGACCGGCTTCGACGCGCTGCCCGCCCCCGCCGAGCGCGCCGCCGCCTCGCAGCAGGGCTGGGAGGTGCTGCTCGCCGCGCTGTCGAAGGCCATCGACGGCGCCGTGGCCGCCGGCACCATCGCCGCCGGCGAGGCGCCGAAGCCCGAGCCGCGACCGTCCGACGAGGCCGAGGAGGCCGAGGAGCAGGGTGCCGCAGCCGAGGCCCCCGGCGCGGTCGAGCCCGAGACGAACGATGAGACGGTGCCCGTCGAGCGGCTGCCGATCGAGACCGGCGGGGCCCCTGCAGGGGCGATCGAGCTCGCGCCCGAGGAGATCGACGGCGAGGTCGTCGAGGTCGAGACCGAGATCTCCATCGAGGTCGACGCCGAGCCGCAGCTCGGCGAGCACCTCGAGCTCGACACAGGGGTCGTGCCCGTGATCGCGCCCGACGCTGCACCCGACGCCGAAGACCCGCAAGGATCCGCGACTGTGCAAGGTTCCGCGGCCGCGCACGACTCCGCCGACTCCGACGAAGCGGCCGGCGCGAGCGGAACCGGCGAGCGCGACGCGAGCGGCGACGCAGAGGCCGCCGACGCAGAGGCCGCCGACGCGGCCGAGCAGAAGCCGGCCGGCCATCGGCGCGAGACCGACGACGCCAGTTTCACGGGCGACCCCGACTTCGACGCGCTGATCCGGGGCCTCTGA